The genomic segment CAGCTCCGTCATGGCGCGCAGCAGCCAACGGTTCATCGTACGGCCACTCCTTTGCCTCGTAGATAAAATTCCGGACTGCGAATGTGATTCGGGCGCAGTCGTTCCCTAGTGTGACATATCGGTGGGCAAACTTCAACCTGCCTGGGTGGTGAATTTTATTAGAAGCGCTATTGCACACCCATTTGCGGATGATTCGCCATACCGCGGGTTACTCGCCGTGTCCGGCAACAGCCTCCGGGTGTATGCTGTCTGAAGTACAGGACGAGGGGCGTGATCCCGTGAGAGCCGCATTCGTAACGCCGGGTGCGTACCCGGTCCCTGCGCCTCGCGGGGGGTCTGTGGAGCGTGTCGTTGAAAATTTCGTGCCTTTGCTCGCGGACCATCTGGAGGTGCGCATTTACGGAAGAACCGCGAAGGGCCTGCCCCGAAGAGGAATGCTCCACGGCGCCCGCTGCGAACGCATACGGGCACCGGGACGACGAGCCTACCTGTCAGGCGTAGTCGCGGGACTTCGGGCGTACCGGCCGCAGCTCATCGAGGTGGAAAACCGGCCGCGCCTGGTGCCGCTGTTGAAGCGGCAATTTCCCGGTGCGCGCGTGTGGCTGCATTTGCACTCGAACACCTTTATCTCGGGAAAGGCGATTTCTCCCAAGGAGCTTCGAACGTGCCTCGGGGCAGCAGATCGGATACTTGTTAACAGTTTCTTTTTAAAAGCGGATGTCGAGAAGAGGTCGCCTCGTTCAACCGCCAAGCTAGGCGTCGTTTATCCGGGCGTCGATCCGGCTTGGTTTGGCGGGCGGGCTCTGCGCGAGGCCGTACGGAGCGCCCGTGGCTGGCAGCATCGTCAGATCGTTTTGTTCGCCGGCCGTCTGATCCCGTTGAAAGGCGTTCATCATCTGCTCGCAGCGCTGCCTGCGCTCGTCCGCCGTCACCCGAACGTGCTGATGGTTATCGTAGGCTCTCCATTTTACGGCTCCAACCGTACTTCCGCTTACTCGCGCAAGCTGCTGCGCATGGCTAAGCCTTGGCGTCGCTACGTTCACTTCGAGCCTTACGTATCGCACGAGCATATGCCGGCTTGGTTCGGCATGGCGGATCTGACTGTCGTTCCATCTGTGCGCCGTGAAGCCTTCGGTCTCGTCAACGTAGAAGCTATGGCTTCAGGGCTGCCGGTCGTCGCCTGCCGAGTCGGCGGCATGAAGGAGATTGTAGAGGACGGCGTTACGGGCTTTCTGGTCGATCCGCACCGCTTGGCTGTCGAGCTTCCCGAACGGATCTCGCTGCTGCTGGAGGATGAGATGCTGCGCCTGAGGATGGGCGCTATGGGGCGCGAACGCGTGCTGGAACGGTTTACTTGGCGGCACACGGCGGATCGATGGCTGGCCGAGCTCCAGCGCGACCTGGGGACGGGAGGCATGGAAGAGTAGGTGGAGGAGAGTGCGCATAACGAACAGCAGGCATGAAGAAGCCCGCGCGGTTAGTCCGCGCGGGCTTTTAACTGGTTTATTATCCGAAAAACGTGCGGAACAGCAAGTATGCGTTAAGAACCATAATGACGGCGGCAATGGTCCAAGCCAGCCACTTCAGCCATGCTTTGTTGGCGAACTCGCCCATCTTGGTGCGGTCGGACGTGAACTTGACGAGCGGAACGACGGCAAAGGACAGCTGCAAGGATAGAATAACCTGGCTTAGGATGAGCAGGTCCATCGTTCCCTTTTCCCCGTACAAGGCTGTCACGATGACTGCAGGTATGATCGCGATGAGTCGCGTGATAAGACGCCTGAGCCAAGGTTTCATCCGGAAATTCAGGAAGCCTTCCATGACGATCTGGCCAGCGAGCGTGCCGGTCAGCGTAGAGTTCTGTCCCGATGCGAGCAGCGCGACGCCGAACAGGACGGATGCCGCGGCAGTGCCAAGCAACGGCGCAAGCAGATGGTAAGCTTCGTCGATGTCCGCCACCTCGGAGTGGCCGGTCGTGTGGAATGCCGCAGCTGCAATGATTAGTATCGCCGCGTTGATAAACAGGGCGAAGAACAATGCGATCGAGGAGTCCCAGGTCGCGTACTTGATGGCTTGGCGCTTGCCTGAGGGCGTGCGTTCGTAATCGCGTGTCTGGACGATCGACGAGTGCAGGTAAAGATTGTGCGGCATAACCGTCGCGCCCAGAATACCGATTCCGATATAGAGCATGGTCGGATTGGAGATGATCTCCGCGCTCGGCACGAATCCTTTGGCGATGCCTGCGACGGAAGGGTGCGACAGGAACAGCTCGATGCCGAAGCATGCGCCGATGAGCACGATGAGCGCGATGACGAATGCCTCGATGTAACGAAAGCCTTTATTTTGAAGGAACAAAATAATAAGGACGTCGAACGCGGTTAAAATAACGCCATATAGTAGCGGAAGGCCGAACAGCAAGTTCAAAGCGATGGCGGCACCGATCACTTCGGCCAAGTCGCAGGCGGCGATCGCAAGCTCGCAGAGCGCCCAAAGTCCGACCGCTACAGGCTTGCTGTAATGATCGCGGCATGCCTGGGCAAGGTCTTTGCCCGTGACGATACCGAGCTTGCCGGACAGCGCTTGAAGCACCATCGCCATCAGGTTGGACAGTAGGATGACCGAGAGGAGCGCGTATCCGAACTGGGAACCGCCTGCTAAATCAGTGGCCCAGTTGCCCGGATCCATGTAGCCGACAGCGACGAGATAGCCGGGACCGGCAAAGGCCAAAAATTTGCGGATCAGCGAGCCCTTGTGCGGCACTTTGAGACTTCTGTGCGCTTCCGGCAGCGAAGGCATGCCATCCTTGTGGCGCCAGCCGCCGGCGGGCGGGGTGCTGAGCGCGGCTTCTTCTTTCATGACGGATCACCTCTTGTTGAGATAAATATAATCTGCATAAGGCAATAATTTTGGCATATGGGACATAAAGTTGCACTGGGGCAAAACCCTTGATAGGTTTTAATATACGCCCGAACCCTGAAAAAGTAAACTGCAATTTTGCATGGTCTCGAAGCCGTCGTGACAACAGCCCGGAAGCCTGCATAGTATGAGGCAGATCATATTCGGGAAGGAGCCTCACATGAAGACGTCCAAATCGGGAAAAAAGAAGCGGCCGGCTCGAAAACCGCTATACTTTGTAGATAACCCCAACCAACAGGAATTAAAAT from the Cohnella hashimotonis genome contains:
- a CDS encoding glycosyltransferase family 4 protein: MRAAFVTPGAYPVPAPRGGSVERVVENFVPLLADHLEVRIYGRTAKGLPRRGMLHGARCERIRAPGRRAYLSGVVAGLRAYRPQLIEVENRPRLVPLLKRQFPGARVWLHLHSNTFISGKAISPKELRTCLGAADRILVNSFFLKADVEKRSPRSTAKLGVVYPGVDPAWFGGRALREAVRSARGWQHRQIVLFAGRLIPLKGVHHLLAALPALVRRHPNVLMVIVGSPFYGSNRTSAYSRKLLRMAKPWRRYVHFEPYVSHEHMPAWFGMADLTVVPSVRREAFGLVNVEAMASGLPVVACRVGGMKEIVEDGVTGFLVDPHRLAVELPERISLLLEDEMLRLRMGAMGRERVLERFTWRHTADRWLAELQRDLGTGGMEE
- a CDS encoding Nramp family divalent metal transporter; translation: MKEEAALSTPPAGGWRHKDGMPSLPEAHRSLKVPHKGSLIRKFLAFAGPGYLVAVGYMDPGNWATDLAGGSQFGYALLSVILLSNLMAMVLQALSGKLGIVTGKDLAQACRDHYSKPVAVGLWALCELAIAACDLAEVIGAAIALNLLFGLPLLYGVILTAFDVLIILFLQNKGFRYIEAFVIALIVLIGACFGIELFLSHPSVAGIAKGFVPSAEIISNPTMLYIGIGILGATVMPHNLYLHSSIVQTRDYERTPSGKRQAIKYATWDSSIALFFALFINAAILIIAAAAFHTTGHSEVADIDEAYHLLAPLLGTAAASVLFGVALLASGQNSTLTGTLAGQIVMEGFLNFRMKPWLRRLITRLIAIIPAVIVTALYGEKGTMDLLILSQVILSLQLSFAVVPLVKFTSDRTKMGEFANKAWLKWLAWTIAAVIMVLNAYLLFRTFFG